The Candidatus Thioglobus sp. genome window below encodes:
- the folK gene encoding 2-amino-4-hydroxy-6-hydroxymethyldihydropteridine diphosphokinase, with amino-acid sequence MLAYIGLGSNLNEPKQQIKTAVMALHATKDVQVVNLSSLYQSPPVDDSKQPDYINAIAQVDTHLTPLELLYVCQDIETKQHRVREKKWGARTIDLDIIIYGVQVVASKQLIIPHPEMMNRAFVLIPLAELEDDLKVPVLGPIQDLIEELGEFKLTKL; translated from the coding sequence TTGTTAGCTTATATTGGGCTAGGCTCGAACCTTAATGAGCCAAAGCAACAAATCAAAACCGCAGTTATGGCGTTGCATGCAACTAAAGATGTACAAGTAGTTAATCTTTCTAGCTTGTATCAATCACCACCAGTGGATGATTCAAAACAGCCTGATTATATTAACGCGATTGCTCAAGTTGACACACACCTCACGCCGTTAGAATTGCTCTATGTTTGTCAAGATATTGAAACCAAACAACACCGAGTGCGTGAAAAAAAATGGGGCGCTAGAACTATTGATTTAGATATTATTATTTATGGCGTTCAAGTGGTCGCCTCTAAACAATTAATTATCCCGCACCCTGAAATGATGAATAGAGCTTTTGTTCTTATTCCATTGGCTGAACTTGAAGATGATCTAAAAGTACCGGTATTAGGCCCTATTCAAGATCTTATTGAGGAATTAGGCGAGTTTAAATTAACAAAATTATGA
- the thiL gene encoding thiamine-phosphate kinase: MNEFDLIEKYFNWNIEDTNLLGVGDDCALILIDSQYQIATSVDTLIEGVHFPKNTSASDIAHKALAVNLSDLAAMGATPQYFTLALTFPELDENWLNDFSSSLKALADLHHITLVGGDTTKGVLSITINVTGIVKKGEALLRSSAQVGDTIFVSNTLGDAALAWQQIQQNIRPSESLLKSFNTPDPQIKLGHSLVGVANACIDISDGLEQDLGHILKRSNLGARINLVDIPLSNEVQTYTQQSQDWCLVLAGGDDYQLCFTVAQNKIKQVEQLSKDLNVKLTPIGMITQELGLERLGGFNQKCKSYKHF; this comes from the coding sequence ATGAATGAGTTTGATCTAATTGAAAAATATTTCAATTGGAACATTGAAGATACTAACCTATTAGGGGTTGGTGATGATTGCGCCCTAATTTTAATTGACAGTCAATATCAAATAGCAACTAGCGTCGATACATTAATCGAAGGCGTGCATTTTCCTAAGAATACTTCTGCCAGTGATATTGCTCATAAAGCTCTAGCAGTTAATTTAAGTGATTTGGCCGCCATGGGTGCAACCCCTCAATATTTTACGTTGGCGCTAACATTTCCTGAACTCGACGAAAACTGGCTCAATGATTTCTCTAGCTCGCTTAAAGCATTGGCCGATCTTCATCATATTACTTTGGTGGGTGGTGACACGACTAAAGGAGTGCTAAGTATTACTATTAATGTCACTGGCATAGTAAAAAAGGGTGAGGCTTTATTGAGGTCATCTGCTCAAGTAGGAGATACCATCTTTGTTTCTAATACATTAGGAGATGCTGCGCTTGCTTGGCAGCAAATTCAGCAAAATATTCGCCCGAGTGAATCACTTTTAAAAAGCTTTAACACACCCGATCCGCAAATAAAACTTGGTCATTCATTAGTTGGAGTTGCTAATGCCTGTATTGATATATCAGATGGTTTAGAGCAAGATCTTGGCCATATTCTTAAGCGATCAAACCTAGGTGCGCGTATTAATTTAGTTGATATACCACTAAGTAATGAGGTTCAGACCTATACTCAACAGAGCCAAGATTGGTGTTTAGTGCTTGCGGGAGGTGATGATTATCAGTTATGCTTTACAGTAGCGCAAAATAAAATCAAACAGGTTGAACAATTATCAAAAGATTTAAACGTAAAGCTAACACCTATCGGAATGATTACCCAAGAATTAGGACTTGAGCGCTTAGGTGGGTTTAATCAAAAGTGCAAATCTTACAAGCACTTTTGA
- the proB gene encoding glutamate 5-kinase: MNKQRWVVKIGSALLTNDGQGLDVSAISSWVEQIVQLRNQGIEVILVSSGAIAEGMKRLGWSSRPESIHQLQAAAAVGQMGLVQTYESLFAKHTIHTAQVLLTHDNLADTLQSDNISATLNALLELNTVPIVNENDTVATEEIKFGDNDTLAALVANLVGATQLVILTDQGGLYSADPRQNSDAELISKIQVDDEKLEKVAGRTGGSLGSGGMYTKVLAARKASHSNTNTVIASGRHPDVLIKLGAGEHVGTLIHC; encoded by the coding sequence ATGAATAAACAAAGGTGGGTAGTTAAGATTGGATCGGCACTCTTAACCAATGATGGACAAGGGTTAGACGTTAGCGCCATTAGCTCTTGGGTTGAGCAGATTGTACAATTAAGAAATCAAGGAATTGAAGTGATTTTAGTTTCTAGTGGCGCCATTGCAGAAGGTATGAAGCGCTTAGGTTGGTCGAGTCGACCAGAGAGTATTCATCAGCTTCAAGCTGCTGCTGCCGTTGGGCAAATGGGCTTAGTGCAAACCTATGAATCTTTATTTGCAAAGCACACAATCCATACAGCTCAAGTGCTGTTAACTCATGACAATCTAGCTGACACTCTGCAGAGTGACAATATTTCAGCAACCTTAAATGCACTACTTGAACTAAATACAGTACCAATTGTTAATGAGAATGATACGGTTGCCACTGAAGAAATTAAATTTGGTGATAATGATACCTTAGCAGCACTGGTGGCTAATTTAGTAGGTGCAACTCAATTGGTTATTTTGACAGACCAGGGCGGCCTTTATAGCGCCGACCCTAGGCAAAATTCTGATGCTGAACTGATTTCAAAAATTCAGGTTGATGATGAAAAATTAGAAAAAGTAGCAGGTAGAACGGGCGGTTCATTAGGTTCTGGCGGGATGTATACCAAAGTATTGGCTGCTAGAAAAGCTTCCCATTCAAATACCAATACGGTTATTGCTTCTGGCAGACACCCTGATGTCTTAATAAAATTAGGTGCTGGCGAACATGTCGGAACTTTAATCCATTGTTAG
- the panB gene encoding 3-methyl-2-oxobutanoate hydroxymethyltransferase, with protein MTLTQLQSFKESGEKITCLTAYDSSFSKLFDECGVDVILVGDSLGNVIQGAQNTLNVTMQDMIYHTQAAAKGIQNALLIGDMPYQSYTNPEQTLKNAERLMSTGAHMIKFEGGSEHEASFKLLQANNIPICGHLGLQPQSVIEMGGYKVQGKDEQSAQRILKDAKLLESWGVKAIVIECVPAKLASKISQSISIPTIGIGAGVDCDGQVLVSYDMLGINTGYLPKFVKNFLTGNDSIESAVKDFVDSVKNQTFPSDEYSY; from the coding sequence ATGACACTTACTCAACTACAATCTTTTAAAGAAAGCGGTGAAAAGATTACTTGTTTAACCGCTTACGATTCCTCATTTTCCAAGCTATTTGACGAGTGTGGTGTGGATGTAATTTTGGTAGGTGATTCGTTAGGTAATGTGATTCAAGGGGCGCAAAATACATTAAATGTTACCATGCAAGATATGATTTACCATACTCAAGCAGCTGCAAAGGGGATTCAAAATGCCTTGTTGATTGGTGATATGCCGTATCAAAGCTATACCAATCCTGAGCAAACTCTAAAAAATGCTGAGCGCTTAATGAGTACTGGTGCACACATGATAAAATTTGAAGGTGGGTCAGAGCATGAGGCTTCTTTTAAGCTCTTGCAGGCTAATAACATTCCCATATGTGGTCATTTAGGATTACAACCGCAATCTGTAATTGAAATGGGTGGCTACAAGGTTCAAGGCAAAGATGAACAGAGTGCACAGCGTATTTTAAAAGATGCCAAATTGCTTGAATCTTGGGGGGTTAAAGCGATCGTAATTGAATGTGTGCCCGCAAAGCTTGCCAGTAAGATTAGTCAGTCGATTTCCATTCCAACGATCGGCATTGGTGCAGGAGTTGACTGCGATGGGCAGGTATTAGTTAGTTACGATATGCTTGGAATTAACACAGGGTATTTGCCTAAATTTGTCAAAAACTTTTTGACTGGTAATGACTCAATTGAATCTGCAGTAAAAGACTTTGTTGACTCAGTTAAAAATCAAACCTTCCCCAGCGATGAGTATAGCTATTAA
- a CDS encoding HAD-IA family hydrolase, with protein sequence MTLEALIFDVDGTLANTERDGHLVAFNLAFKELDLDWNWSNELYHELLNVTGGQLRIKHYVNKYLPNFEIEDLNAFALKLHQLKTKKYVDIVEQGDMPLRPGVERLFNEARAAGLRLAIATTTTPANVDALIISTLGREALDWFEVIGAGDVVPNLKPAGDIYHYVLEQMNLEASQCLAFEDSHNGIVSAADAHLETIITVNDYTDTHDFTGAAVILSNLGEPDQPFNLIQGNQTKASYVDVAYLQELHAQHC encoded by the coding sequence ATGACTTTAGAAGCATTAATTTTTGACGTTGATGGAACCCTTGCTAACACTGAAAGAGATGGGCATTTGGTCGCTTTTAATTTAGCTTTCAAAGAATTGGACCTTGATTGGAATTGGTCCAATGAACTTTACCATGAATTGTTAAATGTGACCGGCGGTCAATTGCGAATTAAACACTATGTCAATAAATATTTACCTAATTTTGAAATAGAAGATTTAAATGCTTTTGCCTTAAAATTACATCAACTTAAAACAAAAAAATATGTTGATATTGTGGAGCAGGGCGATATGCCTCTTCGACCTGGTGTCGAGCGTTTGTTTAATGAGGCGCGAGCAGCAGGTTTGCGTCTAGCTATTGCAACAACAACAACACCAGCTAACGTTGATGCTTTGATTATTAGTACGCTAGGTAGAGAGGCATTAGATTGGTTTGAAGTTATCGGCGCAGGTGATGTGGTGCCAAATCTGAAGCCAGCTGGAGACATTTATCATTATGTTTTAGAGCAGATGAATCTTGAAGCATCTCAATGCTTGGCATTTGAAGATTCTCATAACGGTATTGTTTCCGCAGCTGATGCTCATCTCGAAACTATTATTACGGTTAACGATTATACTGATACACATGATTTTACAGGCGCTGCTGTTATTTTAAGTAATTTGGGTGAACCAGATCAGCCGTTTAATCTAATTCAAGGTAATCAAACAAAAGCCAGTTATGTTGATGTGGCTTACTTGCAGGAGCTCCATGCACAACATTGTTAA
- a CDS encoding NfuA family Fe-S biogenesis protein, whose amino-acid sequence MFSISDEAQAYVADLFSQQDDQELGLKVDVTRAGTPAATVSFNFCHPKDLTPGYEKFEYKGFLSYIDKANFPYLKGSEVALKDEGTGKKLTITAPNAKGEEPKDDAPLEERIKYVLAAEISPGLASHGGFVDLVEITKDKDVILNFGGGCQGCSSVKATLEQGVETQLRNLFPEIKSVRDVTDHTQKENAYM is encoded by the coding sequence ATGTTTAGTATTTCGGATGAAGCCCAAGCGTATGTTGCGGATCTATTTTCTCAGCAAGATGACCAAGAATTAGGCCTTAAGGTCGATGTAACGCGTGCCGGAACACCAGCTGCAACTGTGTCATTTAATTTTTGCCATCCAAAAGATCTAACGCCAGGCTATGAAAAGTTTGAATATAAAGGATTTTTATCCTACATTGATAAAGCTAACTTTCCTTATTTAAAAGGATCAGAGGTAGCTTTAAAAGACGAAGGTACCGGAAAAAAACTGACTATTACTGCGCCTAATGCTAAAGGCGAAGAGCCAAAAGACGATGCACCCCTGGAAGAGAGAATTAAATATGTTTTGGCAGCTGAAATCAGCCCAGGACTTGCATCACATGGTGGTTTTGTTGATTTGGTTGAAATTACTAAAGACAAGGATGTGATTCTTAATTTCGGTGGAGGTTGCCAAGGTTGTTCGTCAGTAAAAGCAACTTTAGAACAGGGTGTTGAAACCCAACTTAGGAATCTTTTCCCAGAGATTAAATCCGTGCGCGATGTAACTGACCACACTCAAAAAGAAAACGCCTATATGTAA
- the dksA gene encoding RNA polymerase-binding protein DksA, with product MSQTDYQDIPHYVSKKGEEFMSQAQLDHFINKLNIWRNQLVSDAESTISHIQKDSTQVADINDRATLEEEFALELRTRDRERKLIGKIDKTLHIIEMGDYGYCKTCGAEISLVRLEARPTANECIDCKTISEKKEV from the coding sequence ATGTCGCAGACAGACTATCAAGATATCCCACATTACGTATCTAAAAAAGGTGAAGAATTTATGAGTCAAGCTCAGCTTGATCATTTCATCAACAAGTTAAATATTTGGAGAAACCAATTAGTAAGTGATGCGGAATCAACTATTAGCCATATTCAAAAAGATTCAACGCAAGTAGCTGATATTAATGATCGTGCAACACTTGAAGAAGAATTTGCATTGGAGCTCAGAACAAGAGACCGTGAACGTAAATTAATCGGAAAAATCGATAAAACTTTACATATTATTGAGATGGGTGATTACGGCTATTGTAAAACTTGTGGTGCTGAAATTTCACTGGTTCGTCTAGAGGCACGTCCTACTGCAAATGAGTGCATTGATTGCAAAACAATCTCTGAGAAGAAAGAAGTTTAA
- the cgtA gene encoding Obg family GTPase CgtA, translating into MKFVDSASIRIEAGKGGGGCLSFRREKYIPDGGPDGGDGGDGGHIYFRGQESLNTLSEFRFNRLFRAKNGQPGAGQNKRGKSADHLTVEIPLGTKIYDLETDELIGEMIEHEQIVLVAKGGFHGLGNTRFKSSINRAPRKTTTGSLGEIREIGLEMNVMADIGLLGMPNAGKSSLIRQISSARPKVADYPFTTLHPSLGVVSYYDEHIVMADIPGLIEDASEGVGLGFEFLKHLSRSKALLHVVDILPADASDPAKNFLTIEKELRKYDPELADKPRMLAVNKMDLLPEDDRDEVVKTLLKDIGYKGEFYNISALNGLGCKDLVKGLFMLVKNNNNE; encoded by the coding sequence ATGAAGTTTGTTGATTCTGCCAGTATTCGTATTGAAGCTGGAAAAGGTGGTGGCGGTTGTTTGAGTTTTCGTCGAGAGAAATATATCCCAGATGGCGGACCAGATGGCGGTGATGGAGGTGATGGCGGGCACATATATTTCCGTGGCCAGGAGAGTTTAAACACGCTGAGCGAGTTTCGCTTTAATCGTTTATTTAGAGCAAAAAATGGCCAACCTGGAGCGGGCCAAAATAAACGTGGAAAATCTGCGGACCATCTAACAGTTGAAATTCCATTAGGCACCAAAATTTACGATTTAGAAACAGATGAGCTGATTGGTGAAATGATTGAGCATGAGCAGATTGTTTTGGTTGCCAAGGGTGGTTTTCATGGCTTGGGTAATACACGTTTTAAATCTAGCATTAATCGTGCACCACGTAAAACCACAACAGGCTCACTGGGCGAAATACGTGAAATTGGCCTAGAAATGAATGTGATGGCTGATATTGGATTACTTGGAATGCCTAATGCAGGAAAATCAAGTTTGATTCGCCAGATATCCAGTGCACGTCCTAAAGTAGCCGACTATCCATTTACAACACTGCACCCATCATTAGGCGTGGTCTCTTATTATGATGAACATATTGTGATGGCTGATATCCCTGGCTTAATCGAAGATGCGAGTGAAGGTGTTGGCCTGGGCTTTGAATTTTTAAAGCATTTATCTCGCTCTAAAGCTTTACTGCATGTGGTTGATATTTTGCCAGCAGATGCATCAGATCCTGCTAAAAACTTTTTAACTATTGAAAAAGAGTTAAGAAAATATGATCCAGAATTAGCTGACAAGCCGAGAATGCTTGCAGTCAATAAAATGGATTTGTTACCTGAAGATGATCGTGATGAAGTAGTTAAGACTTTGTTAAAAGACATTGGCTACAAGGGTGAATTTTATAATATTTCAGCATTAAACGGCCTGGGCTGTAAAGACTTAGTCAAAGGCTTGTTCATGCTAGTTAAAAATAATAACAATGAATAA
- the icd gene encoding NADP-dependent isocitrate dehydrogenase — translation MSYQHIQVPENGEKITFENGTIKVPNHPIITYIEGDGIGSDVSPVMKKVIDSTIQKTYNGERSIKWMDVYAGEKASDIYGEYLPQETIDAIQEFVVSIKGPLTTPVGGGMRSLNVAIRQELDLFICQRPVQYFTGTPTPVKAPEKVDMIIFRENSEDIYAGIEYQEGTKEVKKLIDFLQNEMGTTKIRFPETSGIGIKPVSKEGTDRLVRAAIQYAIDNDKDSVTLVHKGNIMKFTEGGFRDWGYQMAQEEFGAKVIGDGPWCEFTNPTTGTIITVKDVIADAFLQQILLRPEEYSVIATLNLNGDYISDALAAQVGGIGIAPGANLSDTTAVFEATHGTAPKYAGLNKVNPGSIILSAEMMLRHMGWVEAADKILEAMSTVIQNKTVTYDLERLMSGA, via the coding sequence ATGAGCTATCAACATATTCAAGTGCCAGAAAACGGCGAAAAAATTACTTTTGAAAATGGTACTATCAAAGTTCCTAATCATCCAATCATTACTTATATTGAGGGTGACGGTATTGGTAGTGATGTTTCCCCAGTGATGAAAAAAGTTATTGATAGCACTATTCAGAAAACCTACAATGGTGAAAGATCTATTAAATGGATGGATGTTTATGCTGGCGAAAAGGCGAGTGATATTTATGGTGAATACTTGCCTCAAGAAACAATTGATGCCATTCAAGAATTTGTTGTCTCTATTAAAGGGCCATTAACCACCCCAGTTGGCGGCGGCATGCGCTCTTTAAATGTTGCCATTCGTCAAGAGCTTGATCTATTTATTTGTCAGCGTCCTGTGCAATACTTTACAGGCACACCAACTCCCGTTAAAGCTCCTGAGAAAGTAGACATGATAATTTTTAGAGAAAACTCTGAAGATATTTATGCAGGTATTGAATATCAAGAAGGTACAAAAGAAGTCAAAAAACTAATCGACTTTTTGCAAAATGAAATGGGTACAACTAAAATTCGTTTCCCAGAAACTTCAGGCATTGGTATTAAGCCAGTTTCTAAAGAGGGCACAGATCGTTTAGTTCGCGCTGCTATTCAATACGCTATTGATAACGATAAAGATTCTGTCACGCTTGTACACAAAGGCAATATCATGAAATTCACCGAAGGTGGTTTTAGAGATTGGGGCTATCAGATGGCTCAAGAAGAGTTCGGTGCTAAAGTGATAGGCGATGGACCATGGTGTGAATTTACCAATCCAACAACAGGCACTATTATCACTGTTAAAGATGTTATTGCTGACGCCTTCTTGCAACAAATCTTATTGCGTCCTGAAGAATACTCAGTCATCGCAACACTAAATTTAAATGGTGATTACATATCTGATGCATTAGCAGCTCAAGTTGGAGGTATCGGTATTGCACCTGGTGCTAATTTATCAGATACAACCGCTGTATTTGAAGCAACCCACGGAACAGCACCAAAATATGCCGGTTTAAATAAAGTTAATCCAGGCTCTATTATTCTATCTGCAGAAATGATGCTTAGGCATATGGGCTGGGTTGAAGCTGCAGATAAAATTTTAGAAGCTATGTCTACCGTTATTCAAAACAAAACAGTTACTTACGATCTAGAGAGATTAATGTCTGGCGCTA
- the ilvA gene encoding threonine ammonia-lyase, biosynthetic: protein MHNIVKLANSTRVYDVATVTPLSHAHQLSKRLKNNIYLKREDEQSIHAFKNRGAYQKISSLSSEQKAKGVVTASAGNHAQGVALSATKLGINALIVMPLSTPKIKVNAVKQLGGKVVLHGDVYDDALKHAKQLEKQQDLVFIHPYDDIEVMAGQATIAKELLEQLPAIDKVFIPVGGGGLIGGMATYLKHYAPNIRVIGVEPQDSPTLYEALKHNERVVLPEVGRFADGVAVKQIGEKTFEMAKQFVDEVILVSNDELCAAIKDIYEDVRSISEPAGALSTAGIKKYLQTHDLKNENLVSIVSGANVNFDRLRYISERADIGENNEAIIAVTIDEKPGSFLKFCEMLKDHSITEFNYRYGSNEQARIFVGISLNEGLNEKQVLLDRLSNSFDVLDMSDNSIAKTHIRYMVGGRSNCEHEVLYRFEFPERPGALLDFLKKVGSHWNITLFHYRNHGADFGRVLIGLQAQDVAQLEQSFDDLGYFYQNETDNKAYQYFL, encoded by the coding sequence ATGCACAACATTGTTAAATTAGCAAATTCTACACGTGTTTATGATGTCGCAACAGTTACACCACTTTCTCATGCGCATCAGCTTTCTAAACGCCTAAAGAATAATATCTATTTAAAGCGTGAAGATGAGCAATCAATTCATGCTTTTAAGAATAGAGGTGCATACCAAAAAATTTCTTCTTTATCATCTGAACAAAAAGCCAAAGGTGTTGTAACAGCTAGCGCAGGTAACCATGCTCAAGGAGTAGCCTTGTCTGCTACAAAATTAGGCATCAATGCACTAATTGTAATGCCATTATCAACCCCCAAAATTAAAGTTAATGCGGTTAAGCAATTGGGCGGCAAGGTTGTGCTTCATGGCGATGTTTATGATGATGCCTTAAAGCATGCCAAACAACTTGAAAAACAACAAGATTTAGTCTTTATCCACCCATATGACGATATTGAAGTGATGGCAGGCCAAGCAACTATTGCTAAAGAGCTATTGGAGCAATTACCAGCGATTGATAAAGTATTTATTCCTGTAGGGGGTGGTGGTCTAATTGGTGGTATGGCAACCTATCTTAAGCATTACGCACCAAATATTCGCGTCATTGGTGTTGAGCCACAAGACTCTCCAACTTTATATGAAGCCCTAAAGCATAATGAGCGTGTAGTTTTGCCAGAAGTAGGTCGTTTTGCTGATGGCGTTGCGGTTAAGCAAATTGGTGAAAAAACCTTTGAAATGGCTAAGCAATTCGTCGATGAAGTTATTCTAGTGAGTAATGATGAGCTCTGTGCAGCCATTAAAGATATCTATGAAGATGTTCGTTCTATCTCAGAACCAGCTGGTGCGTTATCAACTGCGGGTATTAAAAAATATCTCCAAACACATGATTTAAAAAACGAAAATCTAGTTTCAATAGTATCTGGCGCAAATGTCAACTTTGATAGATTGCGCTATATTTCAGAGCGTGCTGACATTGGTGAGAACAATGAAGCAATTATTGCGGTCACCATTGATGAAAAACCAGGCAGCTTTTTAAAATTCTGCGAAATGTTGAAAGATCATTCAATTACTGAATTCAACTATCGGTATGGCTCTAATGAGCAAGCGCGAATCTTTGTGGGTATTTCACTCAATGAAGGTCTGAATGAAAAACAAGTACTATTAGATCGTTTATCAAACTCTTTTGATGTACTAGATATGAGTGATAATTCTATCGCCAAAACACATATTAGATATATGGTTGGTGGACGCAGTAACTGCGAGCATGAAGTGTTATACCGATTTGAATTTCCAGAGCGTCCAGGCGCCTTGCTAGATTTTTTAAAGAAAGTGGGTAGTCATTGGAATATTACTTTATTTCATTATCGCAATCATGGTGCTGATTTTGGCCGTGTATTAATTGGTCTGCAAGCCCAAGATGTTGCTCAATTAGAGCAAAGCTTTGACGATCTAGGATATTTCTACCAAAACGAAACTGATAATAAAGCTTATCAATACTTCCTTTAG
- the panC gene encoding pantoate--beta-alanine ligase, which translates to MKVCSNNKQIAEVVSIWKSQGKTIALVPTMGGLHAGHLSLVHQAKENADKVIVSIFVNPTQFGEHEDFENYPKTLDQDLSELEACAVDAVFTPDKKQIYPDGFKSPLKAGSLSQGLCGNSRPGHFDGVVQVVNCLFKITKPDVAIFGQKDYQQLLVIEQMVKALALPIKILSGDIVREKNGLAMSTRNQYLSMDERDLATNLYKVLKDLKKEILQDKEIEQARLNSNRALEQHFKIEYLSVLDANTLKSIADNTNKIAILCSVFLGSTRLIDNIIFNKG; encoded by the coding sequence ATGAAAGTTTGTTCAAATAATAAGCAAATAGCTGAGGTGGTTTCGATATGGAAATCTCAAGGAAAAACAATCGCTTTGGTGCCAACCATGGGAGGCTTGCATGCTGGCCACTTATCTTTAGTTCATCAGGCTAAAGAAAATGCCGACAAAGTTATTGTTAGTATTTTTGTCAATCCAACGCAATTTGGTGAGCATGAAGACTTTGAAAACTATCCAAAAACCTTGGATCAAGATCTATCCGAGTTAGAAGCTTGTGCAGTTGATGCGGTCTTTACGCCAGACAAAAAACAAATCTATCCAGACGGCTTTAAGAGTCCTTTAAAAGCTGGAAGTTTATCTCAAGGGTTGTGTGGCAATTCTCGCCCTGGTCATTTTGATGGAGTGGTTCAAGTAGTGAATTGCCTGTTTAAAATTACCAAACCTGACGTGGCTATTTTTGGCCAGAAAGATTACCAACAATTATTGGTTATTGAGCAAATGGTTAAAGCATTAGCACTCCCTATCAAGATTCTATCGGGTGATATTGTTCGTGAAAAAAATGGGCTTGCCATGAGTACTAGAAATCAATATTTATCAATGGATGAAAGAGATCTTGCAACCAATCTATATAAAGTTTTAAAAGATTTAAAAAAAGAAATTTTACAAGATAAAGAGATAGAACAAGCTAGGCTAAATTCAAATAGAGCCTTGGAACAGCATTTTAAAATAGAGTATTTATCAGTGCTTGATGCTAATACCCTTAAATCTATTGCAGACAATACCAACAAAATTGCGATATTATGTTCTGTATTTTTAGGATCAACTCGTTTGATCGATAATATAATTTTTAATAAAGGATAG
- the rimI gene encoding ribosomal protein S18-alanine N-acetyltransferase, with translation MLAIENCVFSSPWSQQKFLDSFQNSSVSMRLISYDDQIAGYLITLNSIDFIDILTIAITPQFQRKGLGRELLDDLLQRLDKNKVRSIMLEVRVSNVSAIHFYQKYGFELIDTRKKYYSNLEDAKILHLLI, from the coding sequence ATTTTAGCGATTGAAAATTGCGTATTTTCTTCGCCTTGGAGTCAGCAAAAATTTCTTGATTCATTTCAAAATTCAAGCGTTAGCATGCGATTAATTTCGTATGATGATCAAATTGCAGGTTATTTGATCACCTTAAACTCAATAGATTTTATAGATATTTTAACGATTGCCATTACTCCTCAGTTTCAGCGTAAAGGGTTGGGTAGGGAGCTATTAGATGACCTATTGCAACGTTTAGACAAAAACAAGGTTCGCTCTATCATGTTAGAAGTTAGAGTTTCTAATGTATCAGCCATTCACTTTTATCAAAAATATGGTTTTGAATTGATTGATACTCGCAAAAAATACTACTCGAACCTTGAGGATGCTAAAATACTACACTTACTTATTTAA